One part of the Raphanus sativus cultivar WK10039 unplaced genomic scaffold, ASM80110v3 Scaffold0367, whole genome shotgun sequence genome encodes these proteins:
- the LOC108857512 gene encoding uncharacterized protein LOC108857512 — MLKVWRWYQRCLSVHPLKTQVISSGFLWGFGDVTAQYITHSTAKPPPPPLLRLTDTNKVTDADADFKLNWKRVAITSIFGLGFVGPVGHFWYEGLDKFIRLKLRYVPKSTRFVAAKVAMDGLIFGPIDLLVFFTYMGYATGKNTSQVKEGLKRDFLPALALEGGAWPLLQIANFRYVPVQYQLLYVNIFCLIDSAFLSWVDQQKDAAWKQWFSTSFLTLKERGGTGGV; from the exons ATGTTGAAAGTGTGGAGATGGTACCAGCGATGCCTGAGCGTTCATCCGTTGAAAACTCAGGTGATAAGCTCCGGCTTTCTTTGGGGATTCGGAGACGTCACCGCTCAATACATCACTCATTCCACTGCcaaacctcctcctcctcctcttcttcgtcTTACT GACACAAATAAAGTTACAGACGCAGATGCAGATTTCAAGCTCAACTGGAAGCGAGTAGCTATCACAAGCATCTTTGGACTTGGTTTTGTCGGTCCTGTTGGCCACTTCTG GTACGAAGGCCTTGATAAATTCATAAGACTGAAGCTTCGATACGTACCAAAGTCAACACGTTTCGTGGCAGCCAAAGTTGCAATGGACGGTCTTATCTTTGGCCCCATTGACCTGCTTGTGTTCTTCACGTACATGGGATACGCCACGGGGAAGAACACGTCTCAAGTGAAAGAAGGACTCAAGCGAGATTTTCTACCGGCTCTTGCTCTTGAAGGCGGAGCATGGCCGCTTCTTCAGATCGCTAACTTCAGATACGTTCCCGTCCAGTACCAGCTGCTTTACGTCAACATCTTTTGCCTTATAGACAGCGCTTTTCTCTCCTGGGTCGACCAACAGAAGGATGCAGCTTGGAAGCAATGGTTTTCTACTTCGTTTCTAACGCTTAAAGAACGAGGTGGCACTGGTGGAGTATAA